In Gigantopelta aegis isolate Gae_Host chromosome 6, Gae_host_genome, whole genome shotgun sequence, the following are encoded in one genomic region:
- the LOC121374747 gene encoding uncharacterized protein LOC121374747, with protein MRKRPLNLEREKLWRLTKSSNEDTTLSQRNTIIIKAGTIHSGTQAANILRGAFRSECSLQIPSERNKKIKDSLQEKIRNQNPNLSVISNFGMSELTDAIRKPKRKNAPGKDEQTACTKNRNTEDQLIVLTQSIENSFQEKTKVIAVFMDLSMAFDKVWKDSLMLKLLNAGIAGKMYSWIKSYLQHRTAKVKLV; from the exons ATGAGAAAACGTCCTCTCAATCTAGAACGAGAAAAGCTATGGCGCCTCACAAAGTCGTCCAATGAAGATACCACACTCTCACAAAGGAATACCATCATAATAAAAGCTGGGACGATCCACTCAGGAACGCAAGCAGCAAATATTCTGAGAGGTGCATTCCGAAGTGAATGTTCTCTCCAAATCCCATCAGAAAGGAACAAAAAGATCAAAGACAGTCTCCAAGAAAAGATCAGAAATCAAAACCCAAACCTATCAGTGATCTCAAATTTTGGAATGTCGGAACTGACTGATGCAATCAGGAAACCCAAGAGAAAGAATGCACCAGGCAAAGATG AACAGACTGCCTGCACGAAGAACAGAAACACTGAAGACCAGCTTATCGTCCTAACTCAGTCAATTGAAAATAGCTTTCAGGAGAAGACAAAGGTCATAGCAGTCTTCATGGATCTCTCAATGGCCTTTGACAAGGTCTGGAAGGATTCATTGATGCTAAAGCTGCTGAATGCAGGAATAGCAGGTAAAATGTACAGCTGGATCAAGAGTTATCTGCAACACCGAACAGCCAAAGTGAAACTGGTTTGA